One region of Thermodesulfovibrio thiophilus DSM 17215 genomic DNA includes:
- a CDS encoding formate--tetrahydrofolate ligase, with protein MLPKPELYPDWVIAQEAEKNMKTIFQLADEAGIKRDELIPYGHYITKVDYKKIYSRIKNNSDGKYIVVTAITPTPFGEGKSTTTIGVVQGLGKRCKKVSCAIRQPSAGPLMNIKGTAAGGGLSQCIPRTEFSLGFTGDINAVMNAHNLAMVALTSRMFHEANYSDEVLNKKGLKRLDIDPNRVEMGWVIDFCAQALREIVIGLGGPKNGIPMKSRFDIATSSELMAILSLANNLQELRERIGKIVVAHSKSNNPVTTEDLEVAGAMTALMLHTINPNLIQTIEGQPVFVHAAPFANIAIGQSSIIADRIGLKLSEYHVTEAGFGSDIGFEKFWNIKCRNSGLKPDAAIIVATLRALKYHGAVEGAPKIIPGNPIPKEYFEKNIDWIEKGMKNLFHHINIVKKAGINPVVCINRFHSDTHDELEFVRKTCELAGIPVAISEHWAKGGQGALELADAVINACQNESGFEFLYDTNLPHISRIELVARQIYGADAVEFSSTALDKLKNINSDSEFSDFSICIAKTHLSLSDNPALRGVPEGWQLFIRDILIFKGAKLIVPVAGEINLMPGTASTPNFRKIDIDLNTGKVTGI; from the coding sequence TAAAAAATAATTCTGACGGTAAATATATTGTTGTAACAGCTATAACTCCAACACCTTTTGGAGAGGGGAAATCCACCACAACCATAGGTGTTGTTCAAGGGCTCGGCAAAAGGTGTAAAAAAGTAAGCTGCGCTATAAGGCAACCTTCAGCGGGTCCTTTAATGAACATAAAAGGAACCGCAGCTGGTGGAGGTCTCTCTCAATGCATCCCCAGAACAGAATTTTCTCTTGGATTTACCGGAGATATAAATGCAGTGATGAATGCTCATAATCTTGCAATGGTTGCCTTAACTTCAAGAATGTTTCATGAAGCAAATTACTCTGATGAGGTTCTCAATAAAAAAGGATTGAAAAGACTGGATATTGATCCTAACAGAGTTGAAATGGGATGGGTCATTGACTTCTGTGCCCAGGCATTGAGAGAAATCGTTATTGGTCTCGGAGGACCTAAAAATGGAATTCCAATGAAATCCCGATTTGATATCGCCACTTCTTCTGAATTGATGGCTATTCTTAGTCTAGCGAATAATCTGCAGGAATTAAGAGAAAGAATCGGTAAAATTGTTGTCGCTCATTCAAAATCAAATAATCCTGTAACAACTGAAGACCTTGAAGTTGCAGGAGCAATGACCGCGTTAATGCTTCACACAATAAATCCAAATCTGATTCAGACAATTGAAGGTCAGCCGGTTTTTGTGCATGCTGCTCCATTTGCAAATATTGCCATAGGTCAATCCTCGATAATTGCTGATAGAATAGGACTTAAACTCAGTGAATATCATGTGACTGAAGCTGGATTTGGATCAGATATCGGTTTTGAAAAATTCTGGAATATAAAATGTAGAAATTCAGGATTAAAACCTGATGCGGCAATTATTGTCGCTACTTTAAGAGCTTTAAAATATCATGGAGCAGTTGAAGGTGCTCCTAAAATAATTCCCGGCAATCCGATACCAAAAGAATATTTTGAAAAAAATATTGACTGGATTGAAAAGGGAATGAAAAACTTATTCCATCATATAAACATAGTAAAAAAGGCAGGAATAAATCCAGTTGTCTGTATAAATAGATTTCACTCTGATACTCATGACGAATTAGAATTCGTGAGAAAAACCTGTGAATTAGCAGGAATTCCTGTAGCTATTTCAGAACACTGGGCAAAGGGTGGACAGGGTGCACTGGAGCTCGCAGATGCTGTGATTAATGCGTGTCAAAATGAATCAGGATTTGAGTTTCTTTATGATACAAATCTACCCCATATTTCACGAATAGAACTGGTGGCAAGACAGATATATGGAGCTGATGCTGTAGAGTTTTCCTCAACCGCACTTGATAAACTAAAAAATATAAACTCTGATAGTGAATTTTCTGACTTCTCAATATGCATAGCCAAAACTCATTTAAGTCTTTCAGATAATCCTGCATTAAGAGGTGTTCCAGAAGGCTGGCAGTTATTTATCAGAGATATCTTAATTTTTAAAGGAGCAAAGCTTATTGTACCTGTTGCCGGAGAGATAAATCTGATGCCAGGAACTGCCTCAACTCCAAATTTCAGAAAAATAGATATTGATTTAAACACAGGTAAGGTAACAGGAATATAA
- a CDS encoding fumarate hydratase → MKKITRQEIIETVKKLYMDAAVYLQEDVLMVLTNAYEKELGLAKELLRQIIENQKIAASEKLPLCQDTGIAVIFVEWGTEVIYEDGQPVEAFNEGVRQAVKEGYLRASVVDDPVFERKNTKDNTPCIIHFELTKGDKVKITLAPKGAGSENMSALRMLKPAEGLNGVKAFVIETVRKAGGNPCPPIIVGVGIGGNFEKSAILAKKAILRKVGQPSKHPQYAQLERELVKEINELGIGSMGVGGNITALAVHIEYYPCHIASLPVAVNIQCHSARHMEAEI, encoded by the coding sequence ATGAAGAAAATAACAAGACAGGAAATAATCGAGACAGTTAAAAAACTCTACATGGATGCAGCAGTTTATCTGCAAGAGGATGTATTGATGGTTTTAACTAATGCCTATGAAAAAGAATTAGGGCTTGCAAAAGAACTTCTCAGGCAGATTATAGAAAATCAAAAAATAGCAGCTAGCGAAAAACTTCCACTGTGTCAGGATACAGGCATTGCAGTAATATTTGTAGAGTGGGGAACAGAGGTTATTTATGAAGATGGACAACCTGTTGAAGCCTTCAATGAAGGAGTCCGTCAGGCTGTAAAAGAGGGTTATTTGCGAGCCTCTGTTGTTGATGACCCTGTCTTTGAAAGAAAAAATACAAAAGACAATACGCCATGCATTATTCATTTTGAGTTAACTAAGGGAGATAAAGTTAAGATCACTCTTGCACCAAAAGGTGCAGGAAGTGAGAATATGTCTGCATTGAGGATGCTCAAGCCTGCAGAGGGGCTAAACGGTGTTAAAGCTTTTGTTATTGAAACTGTGAGAAAGGCAGGAGGAAATCCATGTCCTCCAATTATTGTTGGTGTTGGAATTGGAGGAAATTTTGAGAAATCTGCAATTCTTGCAAAAAAAGCTATTTTAAGAAAAGTTGGACAACCCAGCAAACATCCACAATATGCTCAACTTGAAAGAGAATTGGTTAAAGAAATCAATGAACTCGGAATTGGTTCAATGGGTGTTGGTGGAAATATTACAGCCTTGGCTGTTCACATTGAGTATTATCCATGCCATATTGCGTCTCTTCCAGTTGCTGTGAATATTCAATGTCATTCAGCAAGACATATGGAGGCAGAAATATGA
- a CDS encoding zinc-dependent alcohol dehydrogenase, with product MKSAYLIKPGRIELVEKSIPDPGEGEVLIRVKSALTCGTDLKAYLRGHPLIPMPGPFGHEFSGVIAEVGSGVNGFKKDEPVMLVHTAPCGECGYCKRGLFNLCRVLTKDMTLGAFSEYIIVNKRVVKQNMFHKPDSVSFEQAAFLEPLSCVVHGVRVLNPQRKDNVLIIGTGPIGLLFIQVLKLKGVNVAVLGRNSFKLNLAKELGADEIFTYSEDLLNFTDGFGFDSVIECTGKKEVWLKSVSYIRKGGTVLLFGGLKSGTEVCYNAGRLHYDEITLKGVFHYTPDDIKEAADLIKSGNLKLTKLISGNFSLSDITVAFEKLSKGEGIKYLIEP from the coding sequence ATGAAATCAGCTTATTTAATAAAACCCGGCAGGATAGAACTTGTTGAAAAATCAATTCCTGATCCAGGAGAAGGAGAAGTTTTAATCCGGGTTAAATCAGCATTAACCTGTGGTACTGATTTAAAGGCTTATTTAAGAGGTCATCCTCTCATACCGATGCCGGGTCCATTTGGTCATGAGTTTTCAGGAGTAATTGCAGAAGTTGGCAGTGGAGTAAATGGTTTCAAAAAGGACGAACCTGTTATGCTTGTTCATACAGCTCCATGCGGTGAGTGCGGATACTGTAAGAGAGGACTTTTCAATCTTTGCAGAGTTTTAACAAAGGATATGACTTTAGGAGCTTTTTCAGAATACATCATTGTGAATAAACGAGTTGTAAAGCAGAATATGTTCCATAAACCTGATTCAGTTAGTTTTGAACAGGCCGCATTCCTTGAACCTCTTTCATGTGTTGTTCATGGAGTGAGAGTTTTGAATCCTCAGAGAAAAGATAATGTTTTAATCATTGGTACAGGACCTATTGGATTACTGTTTATTCAGGTTTTAAAGCTTAAGGGAGTTAATGTGGCTGTACTGGGTAGAAATTCTTTTAAGTTGAATCTTGCAAAAGAGTTAGGAGCAGATGAAATTTTCACATACAGTGAAGACCTTTTAAATTTTACAGATGGATTTGGATTTGACAGTGTCATAGAATGCACTGGTAAAAAAGAAGTCTGGCTAAAATCTGTAAGTTATATTCGAAAAGGTGGAACTGTGTTGCTTTTTGGAGGCTTAAAATCAGGGACAGAAGTCTGCTACAATGCAGGCAGACTTCATTATGATGAAATAACCCTCAAGGGAGTATTCCATTATACTCCTGATGATATTAAAGAAGCAGCGGATTTAATCAAATCAGGGAACCTAAAGCTTACTAAATTAATATCAGGAAATTTTTCTCTTTCTGATATAACTGTAGCATTTGAAAAACTTTCAAAAGGGGAGGGAATTAAGTATTTAATCGAACCATGA
- a CDS encoding Fe-S-containing hydro-lyase, producing the protein MKKIDTPLTQEIVETLHAGDLVLVNGYVYTARDAAHKRLVELIKDDLPLPFDIRGQIIYYVGPTPPPPGKVIGSAGPTTSSRMDGYTPLLLSLGLKGMIGKGQRSEEVRNAIKKYKAIYFLATGGAGALLSHHIVSVEEIAFSDLGPESIKKLLLKDFPVVVAMDCYGKDIFK; encoded by the coding sequence ATGAAAAAAATTGACACTCCTCTTACACAAGAGATTGTAGAAACTCTTCATGCAGGTGATCTGGTTTTGGTAAATGGATATGTTTACACTGCAAGAGATGCGGCTCATAAGAGGCTTGTGGAATTAATAAAAGATGATCTTCCCTTACCTTTTGATATCAGGGGACAGATTATATACTATGTTGGACCTACTCCTCCACCACCTGGTAAGGTAATCGGATCTGCTGGACCTACAACCTCATCGAGAATGGATGGATACACCCCTTTGTTGCTTTCACTTGGACTTAAAGGAATGATAGGTAAGGGTCAGCGTTCAGAAGAAGTTCGAAATGCCATAAAAAAATATAAGGCCATTTATTTTTTGGCAACCGGAGGAGCAGGAGCGCTGCTTTCTCATCACATTGTATCAGTTGAAGAAATTGCATTTTCTGATCTCGGTCCAGAGTCAATAAAAAAGCTATTGCTTAAAGATTTTCCAGTTGTGGTTGCTATGGACTGCTACGGAAAAGATATTTTTAAATGA
- the rsmI gene encoding 16S rRNA (cytidine(1402)-2'-O)-methyltransferase — MGQGRFYIVSTPIGNLDDITLRALETLKKVDFIACEDTEHSLKLLNYYGIKKSLISYWSEKEKVRAEEIINKIKSGHSVALITDAGTPGISDPGAVIIQRAIEENIEIIPVPGPTALITALSISGLSSEEFTFIGFLPVKQAQRRKKLLELSSEKRTLVFYEAPHRILQSLHDMLEVLDDRRACIARELTKMFEEVLRGRLSELIEKLENSKIAGEYVIIVEGITETPQTVDEALKEVKELMKKGKGRKEAVKIIAELYGLSKKELYEKSLKMDEIE, encoded by the coding sequence ATGGGACAGGGCAGATTCTACATTGTTTCAACACCAATTGGTAACCTTGATGATATAACACTGAGAGCGCTTGAAACATTAAAAAAGGTTGATTTTATAGCATGTGAGGATACCGAGCACAGCTTAAAGCTACTTAATTATTACGGAATAAAAAAATCGCTTATAAGCTACTGGTCTGAAAAAGAAAAAGTACGGGCTGAGGAAATAATAAATAAAATTAAATCCGGACATTCAGTTGCTCTTATAACAGATGCAGGAACTCCAGGGATTTCAGACCCTGGAGCAGTTATCATTCAACGAGCAATTGAAGAAAATATAGAAATAATTCCTGTGCCAGGACCAACTGCCCTGATTACAGCTTTGAGTATTTCAGGACTTTCATCAGAGGAATTTACTTTTATAGGTTTCCTTCCAGTGAAACAGGCTCAGAGAAGAAAGAAATTACTTGAACTTAGTTCTGAAAAAAGAACTCTTGTTTTTTATGAGGCACCTCACAGAATACTCCAGAGCCTTCATGATATGCTCGAGGTTTTAGATGATAGAAGAGCCTGCATAGCACGAGAGCTAACAAAAATGTTTGAAGAGGTGCTCAGAGGCAGGCTTTCAGAGTTAATTGAAAAACTTGAAAACTCAAAAATAGCTGGCGAGTATGTCATAATAGTCGAAGGTATCACCGAGACTCCGCAAACAGTTGATGAAGCATTGAAAGAAGTTAAAGAACTCATGAAAAAAGGAAAAGGTAGAAAGGAAGCTGTTAAAATAATAGCTGAACTTTACGGTTTGAGTAAAAAAGAGCTTTATGAAAAAAGTTTAAAAATGGACGAGATTGAATGA